From Synechococcus sp. A10-1-5-1, a single genomic window includes:
- a CDS encoding DUF3611 family protein, with the protein MADRLDFQLLSLGLRRMAWIRFWTQTALGIVVVGVLLFNNIGGSLARNSERALGLGPGLSLTTISFFVLLYSLWQGWLTVRLGRALGSTAKPSRSEAGKLIKRGLLADVLGLVFASVGYQSLAGSLFVQASLQAPGFFGSPVGGTSARSLVGYPITSIEMLSVLSNTQVLFAHTIGLIFSLWFLQRIYRTK; encoded by the coding sequence ATGGCCGATCGCCTCGACTTTCAGCTGCTCTCCCTAGGGCTGAGGCGAATGGCCTGGATCCGGTTTTGGACGCAAACCGCCCTGGGGATTGTGGTTGTGGGGGTCCTGCTCTTCAACAACATCGGCGGCAGCCTGGCCCGCAACTCCGAGCGTGCCCTGGGACTGGGACCGGGCCTCTCCCTAACCACCATCTCGTTCTTTGTGCTGCTTTACAGCCTCTGGCAGGGCTGGCTGACGGTGCGCCTTGGCCGGGCCCTGGGCAGCACCGCTAAACCCAGCCGCAGCGAAGCCGGCAAGCTCATCAAACGAGGACTGCTGGCGGATGTGCTCGGGCTGGTCTTCGCCTCGGTGGGCTACCAGTCCTTAGCGGGCAGCTTGTTTGTTCAGGCTTCGCTGCAGGCCCCGGGCTTCTTTGGCTCTCCGGTGGGGGGCACCAGCGCCCGCAGTCTGGTGGGCTATCCGATCACCTCGATCGAGATGCTCTCAGTGCTGAGCAACACCCAGGTGCTCTTTGCCCACACCATCGGCTTGATCTTCTCGCTCTGGTTCCTGCAGCGGATTTACCGGACGAAGTGA
- the surE gene encoding 5'/3'-nucleotidase SurE, translated as MRILISNDDGVFADGIRALAAEALRRGHQVTVVCPDQERSATGHGLTLQSPLRAERADELFADGVTAWACSGTPSDCVKLALFALLEEWPEMVLSGINHGPNLGTDTLYSGTVSAAMEGTIEGLPALAVSCADYKWREFEASARIALDVAEQSRREDWDKGMLLNLNVPALPMESIGQLRWCRKAVRRYTDQFVKRTDPRGRTYFWLAGEVANDLEAEVAGPKEWPIDVAHVAHGGVSLTPLQPELFWRGDLSALKQPHFVR; from the coding sequence GTGCGGATCCTGATCAGTAATGACGATGGTGTCTTCGCTGATGGCATCCGTGCCTTGGCAGCTGAAGCTCTTCGGCGAGGTCACCAGGTCACGGTGGTCTGCCCCGATCAGGAGCGTTCCGCCACGGGCCACGGTCTGACTCTGCAGTCCCCTTTGCGGGCTGAGCGCGCCGATGAGCTCTTTGCCGATGGCGTCACCGCCTGGGCCTGCAGCGGCACCCCAAGCGATTGCGTCAAGTTGGCTCTCTTTGCTCTGTTGGAGGAGTGGCCCGAGATGGTCCTCTCGGGGATCAACCACGGCCCCAACCTGGGCACCGACACCCTGTATTCCGGCACGGTCAGTGCGGCGATGGAGGGGACGATCGAAGGTCTCCCTGCCCTGGCGGTGAGCTGCGCGGATTACAAGTGGCGGGAGTTTGAGGCCTCCGCCCGCATTGCCCTGGACGTGGCCGAGCAGAGCCGCCGCGAGGACTGGGACAAGGGGATGCTGCTGAACCTCAACGTCCCGGCCCTGCCGATGGAGTCCATCGGGCAACTGCGTTGGTGCCGCAAGGCGGTGCGCCGCTACACCGATCAATTCGTCAAACGCACCGACCCGCGGGGGCGCACGTATTTCTGGCTGGCCGGAGAGGTGGCCAATGACCTGGAGGCCGAGGTGGCAGGTCCCAAGGAGTGGCCCATCGATGTGGCCCATGTGGCCCATGGCGGTGTCTCACTCACGCCGCTGCAGCCCGAGCTGTTCTGGCGCGGCGACCTCTCAGCCTTGAAGCAGCCTCACTTCGTCCGGTAA
- the pheS gene encoding phenylalanine--tRNA ligase subunit alpha, producing MSATVSLQQLTDQLDQLEAEAAQEIAAAADAAALEDLRVGLLGKKGRLSGVLGAMGKLPGDERPVVGQRANVLKEQVQTLLSDRLQAVKSAAMAERIASETLDVTMPASFTPVGYRHPLISTIEEIVDIFSGLGYQVEEGPEIESDFYNFTALNIPEHHPARDMQDTFYLGDHQLLRTHTSPVQIRHLENNAPPIRIIAPGRVYRRDAVDATHSPVFHQVEVLAIDEGLDFSHLRGTVTSFLQQFFGDLPVRFRASYFPFTEPSAEVDVQWRGRWLEVMGCGMVDPAVLQGMGIDPERYSGFAAGLGVERFCMVRHGIDDIRRLFTSDLRFLEQF from the coding sequence TTGAGCGCCACCGTCAGCCTGCAGCAGCTCACCGATCAACTCGATCAGCTGGAGGCCGAAGCAGCCCAAGAGATCGCTGCCGCCGCTGATGCCGCTGCCCTCGAGGACCTGCGGGTGGGTCTCCTTGGCAAGAAGGGCCGCCTCTCCGGGGTGCTGGGGGCGATGGGCAAGCTGCCCGGCGATGAACGGCCAGTGGTGGGTCAGCGGGCCAACGTGCTCAAAGAGCAGGTCCAAACCCTGCTGAGCGACCGCCTGCAGGCCGTGAAGAGTGCGGCGATGGCCGAGCGGATCGCCAGCGAGACCCTGGACGTGACCATGCCGGCGAGCTTCACGCCGGTGGGCTACCGCCACCCCCTGATCAGCACGATCGAAGAAATCGTCGATATCTTTTCTGGCCTCGGTTATCAGGTGGAGGAAGGGCCTGAGATCGAGAGCGACTTCTATAACTTCACGGCCCTGAACATCCCTGAGCACCACCCAGCTCGGGACATGCAGGACACCTTTTATCTGGGTGATCACCAACTGCTGCGAACCCACACCTCCCCGGTACAGATCCGCCACCTGGAGAACAACGCCCCGCCGATTCGCATCATTGCCCCTGGCCGCGTCTATCGCCGCGATGCCGTCGATGCCACCCATTCCCCGGTGTTCCACCAGGTCGAGGTGCTGGCCATTGATGAAGGTCTGGACTTCAGCCACCTGCGCGGCACGGTGACCTCCTTCCTTCAGCAGTTCTTCGGCGATCTGCCGGTGCGCTTCCGCGCCAGCTACTTCCCCTTCACCGAACCCTCCGCCGAGGTGGATGTGCAGTGGCGTGGTCGCTGGCTGGAAGTGATGGGCTGCGGCATGGTCGATCCGGCAGTCCTCCAGGGCATGGGAATCGACCCCGAGCGCTACAGCGGCTTCGCAGCGGGCCTCGGTGTGGAGCGCTTCTGCATGGTGCGCCACGGCATCGATGACATCCGTCGCCTGTTCACCAGCGACCTGCGTTTCCTCGAACAGTTCTGA